A window from Megalobrama amblycephala isolate DHTTF-2021 linkage group LG9, ASM1881202v1, whole genome shotgun sequence encodes these proteins:
- the styk1a gene encoding tyrosine-protein kinase STYK1 isoform X1 codes for MSNSTNTTDPCTPGTLCGVLFYEVELIVIPVLFLVAFLTTLIILFVLKCSHKPSPLYEHHKNEKDDTQHHYNTHRHRNSNRRHLQGIDAPAELNPMEHEVIPMTAQSQHDMQNSRPAVPQHTTVRHPGTFQMVSPLPVTFSVKQDNFTLHRAVMDSQPVILRVLKESANARERQSFLGFSQFLSELGPHPSLPKLLGVETVHTPLIVVEQLEHRDLLSFLWRCRQDHTGQAPPCDMTEKRIFTMGAQIGSALEYLHSKNCIHGNVRARSVLVGRDLSVKLWGLGPAYHRQMSAGSIRDVEDIEMRKWQAPEVLGRQPLQQSSDIWSFGILLYETVTLGEPPFPTSWPVNFCSIYRERTQ; via the exons GGGTGCTTTTTTATGAAGTGGAACTGATCGTCATTCCAGTGCTGTTTCTCGTGGCTTTTCTTACCACGCTGATCATTTTGTTTGTACTCAAATGCTCCCATAAGCCATCACCTCTTTATGAACaccacaaaaatgaaaaagatgACACACAACACCACTATAACACACACAGGCACCGTAACAGCAACAGACGGCACCTGCAAGGCATTGATG CTCCGGCAGAGCTGAACCCAATGGAACATGAGGTTATTCCCATGACAGCCCAATCTCAACATGACATGCAGAATTCCAGGCCCGCAGTACCTCAGCACACCACTGTGAGGCATCCGGGCACCTTCCAGATGGTCTCTCCACTCCCCGTCACCTTCTCAGTGAAACAGGACAACTTCACATTGCACAGAGCTGTCATGGACAGCCAGCCAGTCATTTTACGAGTGCTTAAAG AATCAGCCAATGCCAGAGAGCGCCAGTCTTTTCTAGGGTTTTCCCAATTCCTTTCAGAGTTGGGACCACATCCATCGCTGCCCAAACTACTGGGGGTGGAGACTGTGCATACACCCTTGATAGTGGTAGAACAGCTTGAACACAGAGACCTGCTGAGCTTCCTGTGGAGGTGCAGACAG GACCACACGGGTCAGGCACCACCGTGTGACATGACTGAAAAACGAATCTTTACCATGGGCGCTCAGATTGGATCTGCTCTG GAGTATCTGCATAGTAAGAACTGCATCCATGGCAATGTCAGGGCTCGTAGTGTCCTGGTTGGTCGGGACCTGTCAGTCAAACTGTGGGGTTTGGGCCCAGCATATCACAGGCAAATGAGTGCAGGCTCTATAAGAGATGTGGAAGATATAGAAATGAGAAAGTGGCAAGCACCAGAGGTGTTGGGACGGCAACCTCTCCAGCAAAGTAGCGACAT ATGGTCCTTCGGCATTTTGCTCTATGAGACGGTGACATTAG GAGAACCCCCTTTCCCAACATCATGGCCAGTGAACTTCTGCAGCATTTACAGAGAGAGAACACAATAA
- the styk1a gene encoding tyrosine-protein kinase STYK1 isoform X2, whose protein sequence is MSNSTNTTDPCTPGTLCGVLFYEVELIVIPVLFLVAFLTTLIILFVLKCSHKPSPLYEHHKNEKDDTQHHYNTHRHRNSNRRHLQGIDAPAELNPMEHEVIPMTAQSQHDMQNSRPAVPQHTTVRHPGTFQMVSPLPVTFSVKQDNFTLHRAVMDSQPVILRVLKESANARERQSFLGFSQFLSELGPHPSLPKLLGVETVHTPLIVVEQLEHRDLLSFLWRCRQDHTGQAPPCDMTEKRIFTMGAQIGSALEYLHSKNCIHGNVRARSVLVGRDLSVKLWGLGPAYHRQMSAGSIRDVEDIEMRKWQAPEVLGRQPLQQSSDIWSFGILLYETVTLGETPFPNIMASELLQHLQRENTITRPPNCSNTLYSIIESCCRWKPKKRVLLAELIRKLQSGERSANDQAVLRVSEPLDMEKYMREAGYGESFNYAVL, encoded by the exons GGGTGCTTTTTTATGAAGTGGAACTGATCGTCATTCCAGTGCTGTTTCTCGTGGCTTTTCTTACCACGCTGATCATTTTGTTTGTACTCAAATGCTCCCATAAGCCATCACCTCTTTATGAACaccacaaaaatgaaaaagatgACACACAACACCACTATAACACACACAGGCACCGTAACAGCAACAGACGGCACCTGCAAGGCATTGATG CTCCGGCAGAGCTGAACCCAATGGAACATGAGGTTATTCCCATGACAGCCCAATCTCAACATGACATGCAGAATTCCAGGCCCGCAGTACCTCAGCACACCACTGTGAGGCATCCGGGCACCTTCCAGATGGTCTCTCCACTCCCCGTCACCTTCTCAGTGAAACAGGACAACTTCACATTGCACAGAGCTGTCATGGACAGCCAGCCAGTCATTTTACGAGTGCTTAAAG AATCAGCCAATGCCAGAGAGCGCCAGTCTTTTCTAGGGTTTTCCCAATTCCTTTCAGAGTTGGGACCACATCCATCGCTGCCCAAACTACTGGGGGTGGAGACTGTGCATACACCCTTGATAGTGGTAGAACAGCTTGAACACAGAGACCTGCTGAGCTTCCTGTGGAGGTGCAGACAG GACCACACGGGTCAGGCACCACCGTGTGACATGACTGAAAAACGAATCTTTACCATGGGCGCTCAGATTGGATCTGCTCTG GAGTATCTGCATAGTAAGAACTGCATCCATGGCAATGTCAGGGCTCGTAGTGTCCTGGTTGGTCGGGACCTGTCAGTCAAACTGTGGGGTTTGGGCCCAGCATATCACAGGCAAATGAGTGCAGGCTCTATAAGAGATGTGGAAGATATAGAAATGAGAAAGTGGCAAGCACCAGAGGTGTTGGGACGGCAACCTCTCCAGCAAAGTAGCGACAT ATGGTCCTTCGGCATTTTGCTCTATGAGACGGTGACATTAGGTGA AACCCCCTTTCCCAACATCATGGCCAGTGAACTTCTGCAGCATTTACAGAGAGAGAACACAATAACAAGACCCCCGAACTGCTCCAATACACT ATATTCTATTATCGAGTCCTGCTGCCGGTGGAAACCAAAGAAGCGAGTCTTATTGGCTGAGCTGATCAGAAAGCTCCAATCAGGAGAGAGAAGCGCCAATGATCAGGCAGTGCTGCGAGTGTCTGAGCCGCTGGACATGGAGAAATACATGCGCGAAGCGGGCTATGGAGAGTCGTTCAACTATGCTGTTCTGTAA